The Bacillus sp. Y1 genome has a window encoding:
- a CDS encoding CtsR family transcriptional regulator, which yields MVRNISDIIEQYLKEVLEMSERELVEIKRSEIADKFQCVPSQINYVINTRFTIEKGYVVESKRGGGGYIRIMKVQSHDNAHLIDQLLTVISSRVSQSSAEHVIFRLVEEDVISTREAKIMLSVIDRSVLYIDLPYRDELRSRMLKAMLTTLKYK from the coding sequence ATGGTGAGGAATATCTCCGATATCATTGAACAGTACTTAAAGGAAGTACTCGAGATGAGTGAAAGAGAGCTCGTTGAAATTAAGCGTAGTGAAATAGCTGATAAGTTTCAGTGTGTACCATCACAAATCAACTACGTAATAAACACACGATTTACCATTGAAAAAGGGTATGTTGTAGAAAGTAAACGAGGTGGTGGTGGATATATTCGAATTATGAAGGTTCAATCACACGATAATGCTCACCTTATTGACCAGCTGCTAACTGTGATCTCTTCTAGAGTGTCACAAAGTAGTGCAGAGCACGTGATTTTCAGACTAGTTGAGGAAGATGTGATCTCAACGAGAGAAGCAAAAATTATGCTCAGTGTCATTGATCGCTCCGTCCTGTATATTGACTTACCATATCGTGATGAACTTCGTTCGAGAATGCTAAAGGCTATGTTAACAACATTAAAATATAAGTAA
- a CDS encoding UvrB/UvrC motif-containing protein has product MICQECNERPATLHFTKINNGKKTEFHLCEVCAQEKGEHFVVTNTSGFSINNLLAGLLNFDHNYQLAQQKASLYEQQQVLQCESCSMTYKQFIQVGRFGCAHCYETFRDQLQPILRRLHSGNSTHNGKIPKRIGGNIHYKKKVEELKVDLKSAIENEEFEQAAIVRDEIREIEKLLRSESEGEE; this is encoded by the coding sequence ATGATTTGTCAGGAGTGTAATGAAAGGCCAGCTACACTTCATTTTACAAAGATTAATAATGGTAAAAAAACTGAGTTTCACTTATGTGAGGTTTGTGCTCAAGAAAAAGGAGAGCACTTTGTAGTCACTAACACGTCAGGTTTTTCCATTAATAATCTATTGGCTGGGCTATTAAACTTCGATCATAACTACCAGCTTGCTCAACAAAAAGCTTCACTTTATGAGCAACAACAAGTATTGCAATGTGAAAGCTGTTCGATGACATATAAGCAATTCATTCAAGTCGGGCGGTTTGGATGTGCTCATTGCTATGAGACGTTTAGGGATCAGCTTCAACCGATACTACGACGGCTCCATAGTGGAAACTCCACACATAATGGGAAGATACCTAAGCGAATAGGTGGAAACATTCACTACAAAAAGAAAGTTGAAGAACTAAAGGTTGATTTAAAGTCTGCAATAGAAAACGAAGAGTTTGAACAAGCAGCAATTGTAAGGGATGAAATTAGAGAAATTGAAAAGCTGTTACGCAGTGAAAGTGAAGGAGAGGAATAG